A window from Luteolibacter flavescens encodes these proteins:
- the gatC gene encoding Asp-tRNA(Asn)/Glu-tRNA(Gln) amidotransferase subunit GatC, with protein sequence MATEHIDVRYVAGLSRLELNEEECAVFQRQLEAILGHVESLAALDVTGIEPTSYPAPVYDVMREDEPRESIPTEAVLANAPDQAQGQIRVPKVIADA encoded by the coding sequence ATGGCCACGGAGCACATTGATGTCCGCTATGTCGCCGGGTTGTCCCGGCTCGAATTGAATGAGGAGGAATGCGCCGTTTTCCAACGGCAGCTCGAGGCCATCCTGGGCCACGTGGAATCCCTCGCGGCGCTGGATGTGACCGGCATCGAGCCCACCTCCTACCCCGCACCCGTCTATGACGTGATGCGCGAGGACGAGCCGCGCGAGAGCATCCCGACCGAGGCCGTGCTGGCGAATGCCCCGGACCAGGCGCAGGGCCAGATCCGCGTGCCAAAGGTCATCGCCGACGCCTGA
- a CDS encoding PEP-CTERM sorting domain-containing protein produces MKTTKSTYCPGFVRFASAVAIACGTLAPASAALVLDPASGLELAFTPDLNEDAQVNGSQTISGSLFGFGYADMVPTISLNGYISLGSAPPLMDPMRLGESGGDRIAPLWFDFGVGATTKVIEHTGSGYYGITWQALTVPGQTDLVTFQAIIFSGAASIAGQSFLAGDIVFSYGDLSFYEFVPEVVIGLEDIAGSQAGLPTSDFPGTDLQGWHSHDVTGDIPVGADEFVRFRPDGSGNYGITLETIPEPSTSLLMAAGLACLWRRRR; encoded by the coding sequence ATGAAGACCACGAAAAGCACCTACTGTCCCGGATTCGTCCGATTCGCATCCGCCGTAGCCATCGCCTGCGGCACGCTGGCCCCGGCATCCGCCGCCCTCGTGCTGGACCCCGCCTCGGGTCTCGAACTGGCCTTCACCCCGGACCTCAATGAAGACGCCCAGGTCAACGGGTCGCAGACGATCTCCGGCTCGCTTTTCGGCTTCGGATACGCGGACATGGTCCCCACGATCAGCCTCAATGGCTATATCTCCCTCGGCAGCGCGCCCCCGCTCATGGACCCCATGCGCCTGGGAGAGTCCGGCGGAGACCGGATCGCCCCGCTTTGGTTCGACTTCGGCGTCGGCGCCACGACCAAGGTCATCGAACACACCGGCTCCGGCTACTACGGCATCACCTGGCAGGCTCTCACGGTGCCCGGCCAGACCGACCTCGTCACCTTCCAGGCCATCATTTTCTCGGGCGCTGCCTCCATCGCCGGCCAGAGCTTCCTCGCCGGGGACATCGTCTTCAGCTATGGCGACCTTTCCTTCTATGAGTTCGTCCCGGAAGTGGTGATCGGCCTCGAGGACATCGCCGGAAGCCAGGCCGGGCTTCCCACCTCGGACTTCCCGGGCACCGATCTCCAGGGCTGGCACTCGCATGATGTCACCGGCGACATCCCGGTGGGTGCCGATGAGTTCGTCCGCTTCCGCCCCGATGGCAGCGGCAACTACGGCATCACCCTCGAGACCATCCCAGAGCCCTCCACCAGCTTGCTCATGGCAGCGGGTCTGGCCTGCCTCTGGCGCCGCCGCAGGTAA
- a CDS encoding nucleoside hydrolase produces the protein MTRLSLATPLLALVLAVPHSAAQTIHAGDSAPPIAKRARVIIDNDFGGDPDGLFQLAHHLLSPSVEVRGIVGSHNHPRGFYGYPGTAEHAVHMAGELLAVMGLTGKVPLFKGAGTPLADNGTPQRNDAVDFIIREAMREDVKTPLYLVCGAGLTDAASAWLTEPRISSKLRLIWIGGPEYPGTPPPPGAARVEYNLSIDRKAAQVVFNRSDLPLWQVPRSTYRQALVSHAELKHRMDPARNPLGRYLLGRLEDLMTRAKGSLGEAYVLGDSPLVLLTALQSSWEIDPSS, from the coding sequence ATGACCCGACTATCCCTTGCCACCCCCCTGCTCGCCCTGGTGCTGGCGGTGCCGCATTCCGCCGCGCAAACGATCCATGCCGGGGACTCCGCGCCACCCATCGCGAAGCGCGCGCGCGTCATCATCGACAATGATTTCGGCGGCGATCCCGACGGGCTTTTCCAGCTCGCCCACCATCTCCTCTCCCCGTCCGTCGAGGTCCGCGGCATCGTCGGCTCGCACAATCATCCCCGCGGATTCTACGGCTATCCCGGCACCGCGGAGCACGCCGTCCACATGGCGGGCGAACTGCTCGCCGTGATGGGCCTCACCGGAAAGGTCCCCCTTTTCAAAGGGGCCGGCACCCCGCTCGCGGACAACGGCACGCCGCAGCGAAATGACGCCGTGGACTTCATCATTCGCGAGGCGATGCGCGAGGACGTGAAGACCCCGCTCTACCTCGTCTGCGGGGCCGGCCTCACCGATGCCGCCAGCGCCTGGCTCACCGAGCCGCGGATCTCGTCGAAGCTGCGGCTCATCTGGATCGGCGGGCCGGAATACCCCGGCACCCCTCCCCCACCCGGAGCCGCGCGGGTGGAATATAATCTCAGCATCGACCGCAAGGCCGCCCAGGTCGTCTTCAACCGCTCCGACCTGCCCCTCTGGCAAGTCCCGCGCAGCACCTACCGCCAGGCGCTCGTCTCCCACGCCGAGCTGAAGCACCGCATGGACCCGGCGCGCAATCCCCTCGGGCGCTACCTGCTCGGCCGACTGGAAGACCTCATGACCCGCGCCAAAGGCTCGCTCGGCGAGGCCTACGTTCTCGGGGACAGCCCGCTCGTCCTGCTCACCGCGCTGCAATCCTCCTGGGAAATCGATCCGTCATCCTGA